A genomic window from Oceanobacillus timonensis includes:
- a CDS encoding YheC/YheD family protein yields the protein MTNFKKPTKLATMTSLIAKSYGIDIVYMTPKDVNIEEQKINGKVMVDSKWVNKETDIPPFIDAAIYCFKKENKEVMDFLRESTFLSDTRVNLISKEKLQEVLKDDAKFAHLIIPTHKLEVFDDLYPNLIKYNKVVIKPGKGIKGKDIYSIEKIGEDTFKIGYQRNEWNVNLNGLKTYFDEILKQRNYILQKYIASKTPQGDPFDIRIHVERDRSGKWSIAKIYVRIGIGQSVVSNVSQGGGVSDPIAFLKAFYGDKWETIYSNLVRVGKTLPKKMEKLRKTHIMHLGIDIGIESNGDIYLFETNDGPGTTNVVSEAAFHRSNYYAYVLNKKLNYPLKDLVDVIDDDQHKISQLETAVSKETEKKEKKEKQIQEMINSTSWKITGFLRKAKKLVKKT from the coding sequence ATGACTAATTTTAAAAAACCTACAAAATTGGCAACGATGACATCATTAATAGCGAAATCATACGGGATAGATATAGTTTACATGACACCAAAAGATGTAAATATAGAAGAACAGAAAATCAATGGAAAAGTAATGGTGGATAGTAAATGGGTTAATAAGGAAACGGATATTCCGCCTTTTATTGATGCAGCTATATATTGCTTTAAAAAAGAAAATAAAGAAGTAATGGATTTTTTAAGAGAATCCACTTTTCTGTCTGATACTAGAGTCAACTTAATTAGTAAAGAAAAATTGCAAGAAGTTTTAAAAGATGATGCAAAATTTGCTCATTTAATCATTCCTACACATAAATTAGAGGTATTTGATGATTTATATCCGAACTTAATAAAATATAATAAAGTGGTTATAAAACCTGGTAAAGGGATAAAAGGCAAAGATATTTATTCTATTGAAAAAATAGGAGAGGATACATTTAAAATAGGTTATCAAAGAAATGAATGGAATGTTAATTTAAACGGACTTAAAACGTATTTTGATGAGATCTTGAAACAAAGGAATTATATTCTTCAAAAATATATTGCATCGAAAACACCTCAAGGAGATCCTTTTGATATTCGTATTCATGTAGAAAGAGACCGTTCTGGTAAATGGTCGATTGCAAAAATTTATGTACGAATTGGGATTGGGCAGTCTGTTGTATCTAATGTGAGTCAAGGTGGCGGCGTTAGTGATCCTATTGCCTTTCTAAAAGCATTCTATGGAGATAAATGGGAGACGATTTATAGTAATTTAGTAAGGGTAGGAAAGACGTTGCCTAAGAAAATGGAAAAATTAAGAAAAACACATATTATGCATTTAGGAATAGATATTGGGATAGAATCAAATGGCGATATTTATTTATTTGAAACAAATGATGGACCAGGTACAACAAATGTTGTTTCTGAAGCGGCGTTTCATAGAAGCAACTATTATGCATATGTATTAAATAAAAAGCTAAATTACCCACTGAAAGATTTGGTAGATGTGATTGACGATGACCAACATAAAATTTCACAATTGGAAACAGCAGTAAGCAAAGAAACCGAAAAAAAAGAGAAAAAAGAAAAGCAAATCCAAGAAATGATAAACAGTACTTCATGGAAAATAACCGGTTTTTTGAGAAAAGCGAAGAAGCTGGTGAAGAAAACATAA
- a CDS encoding YheC/YheD family protein has product MYICFMRNFTKPPEYVKLLAKAAKYYDIELIYSHPKNVDINKEVINGLTLHNNVWRDIEISVPAYIDLNSYSYKYKNVIAFLKKKSTLLNPKGFGSKLKIYNTLIEDGEFAKYIPDTIQINGFDDVMKFIQKYDKAILKPRVGHKGIGVYLINKINETSYQLYFKNSEKTLSAEELRTYIEDLISDKVYLAQQYIQSVTTAGDPFDCRIRLEKNVEAKWAVAIHLIRIGSNNKVVSNVAQGGGVQKLVPFIKFHYPDKWENIKIEFDYLAEYLPPKLEALYHKQTSCLGIDIGIDRDGKIYIYEVNAAPGMEFGEAEIINLKVDYYHYLQQTTSE; this is encoded by the coding sequence ATGTATATATGTTTTATGAGGAACTTTACGAAACCGCCCGAATATGTAAAATTATTAGCAAAAGCTGCAAAGTATTATGATATCGAATTAATTTATAGCCACCCTAAAAATGTGGATATCAATAAAGAGGTTATTAATGGGCTAACACTCCATAATAACGTATGGCGTGATATAGAGATTTCGGTTCCTGCCTATATAGATTTGAATAGTTATTCTTATAAATACAAAAATGTGATTGCTTTTTTAAAAAAGAAAAGCACCCTATTAAATCCAAAAGGTTTTGGTTCAAAATTAAAAATTTACAATACATTGATTGAAGATGGAGAGTTTGCTAAATACATTCCGGATACCATTCAAATTAATGGTTTCGATGATGTTATGAAGTTTATCCAAAAATATGATAAAGCTATTCTTAAACCAAGAGTCGGCCACAAAGGGATTGGGGTATATTTAATCAATAAAATAAATGAAACATCTTATCAGTTGTACTTCAAGAATTCTGAAAAGACCCTGTCTGCTGAAGAACTGAGAACTTATATAGAGGATTTAATAAGTGATAAAGTGTATTTAGCACAACAATATATTCAATCTGTTACTACTGCAGGGGATCCTTTTGATTGCCGGATACGATTAGAAAAAAATGTGGAAGCGAAATGGGCAGTGGCAATTCATCTGATTCGTATCGGTTCCAATAACAAAGTTGTTTCTAATGTAGCGCAGGGTGGAGGCGTACAAAAGCTTGTCCCTTTTATTAAATTTCACTACCCAGATAAGTGGGAAAATATTAAAATAGAATTTGACTATCTGGCAGAATATCTTCCTCCTAAATTAGAAGCCCTCTATCATAAACAAACATCCTGTCTCGGCATTGATATAGGGATTGATAGGGATGGGAAAATTTATATATATGAGGTTAATGCTGCCCCAGGCATGGAATTCGGTGAAGCAGAAATTATTAACCTAAAAGTTGATTATTATCATTACCTTCAACAGACAACAAGTGAATAA
- a CDS encoding peptidoglycan-binding protein translates to MRKKWIPLLVIALLIISPFSTASKVFAMDDNHSQDVEQSGEHPEEGNNRTDNEEDTLENDKESEEIIFQLGDEDEVIQTLKEDLTELGFAELENPTEYFGLHTEEAVKAFQEYHDIEDTGIVEEDTLQKIEDVLLTDSFDREEHLEFSEPEAFETEEEEFEQETETEEGSESEEEQESETEEDAESEEEQESETEEDAESEEEQESETEEDAESEEEQESETEEDAESEEEQESETEEDAESEEEQESETEEDAESEEEQESETEEDAESEEEQESETEEDAESEEEQESETEEGTESEEEQESETEKDAESEEEQKSETEEDAESEEEQKSETEEDAESEEEQESETEEDAESEEEQESETEEDADEEQQIGEQNLDGAETFSAQSTYQRGDRHEDMVEFKEQLNAIGFGYITETTLFGSFMETQVTRFQEYYGLTTNGQLDQETQEKLDSVYNSPFQQGKRHDDIPGIKEKLNNLGYGYITETTLFGSFMEQKIEEFQSDYGLRVNGIADEVTLEKLDEVAPQDTYQRGDRHEDMIEFKNQLNAIGFGYITETTLFGSFMESQVTRFQEYYGLTTSGELDQETQEKLDSVYNSPFQQGKRHDDIPEIKEKLNNLGYGYITETTLFGSFMEQKVEEFQSDYGLRVSGIADEVTLEKLDEVAPQGTYQRGDRHEDMIEFKEQLNAIGFGYITETTLFGSFMETQVKRFQEYYNLSANGQLNQETQEKLDSVYNSSFQQGKRHDDIPEIKEKLNTLGYGYITETTLFGSFMKQKVEEFQRDQGLRVNGIVDEVTLSQLNQAYNQQSTVKIFLDPGHGAHDPGGQGYGLNEKDVVLDIALETERILTSKYQGVEVEMSRRTDTFVELTERANQANQWGADYFVSFHNNAHNGSASGFESYIYNGNVSQETRDKQNDVHSYISSRLNVSDRGQKSANLSVLRNTNMPAILIEYLFIDNFTENALLKSDNYKNQLAQYTADAIADSYNLKRQ, encoded by the coding sequence TTGAGGAAAAAATGGATTCCTCTTTTAGTTATTGCTTTGCTGATTATTTCACCATTTTCTACAGCGAGTAAAGTTTTTGCGATGGATGATAATCATTCCCAAGATGTAGAGCAAAGCGGTGAACATCCAGAGGAAGGCAACAACAGAACAGACAACGAAGAGGATACTTTGGAAAACGACAAAGAGTCAGAAGAAATAATTTTTCAGCTCGGTGATGAGGATGAAGTAATTCAAACGTTAAAAGAAGATTTAACAGAGCTTGGATTTGCAGAATTGGAAAATCCAACAGAGTACTTTGGCCTACATACCGAAGAAGCTGTAAAAGCCTTTCAAGAATACCACGACATAGAAGATACTGGTATTGTAGAGGAAGATACGCTCCAAAAAATAGAAGATGTCTTGTTAACAGATTCATTTGACCGCGAAGAGCATTTGGAATTTAGTGAACCTGAAGCTTTTGAGACGGAAGAAGAAGAATTTGAACAAGAAACGGAGACAGAGGAAGGTTCGGAATCAGAAGAAGAGCAAGAATCTGAGACAGAAGAAGATGCTGAATCAGAAGAAGAGCAAGAATCTGAGACAGAGGAAGATGCTGAATCAGAGGAAGAACAAGAATCTGAGACAGAAGAAGATGCTGAATCAGAAGAAGAGCAAGAATCTGAGACAGAAGAAGATGCTGAATCAGAGGAAGAACAAGAATCTGAGACAGAAGAAGATGCTGAATCAGAGGAAGAACAAGAATCTGAGACAGAAGAAGATGCTGAATCAGAGGAAGAACAAGAATCTGAGACAGAAGAAGATGCTGAATCAGAGGAAGAACAAGAATCTGAGACAGAAGAAGATGCTGAATCAGAGGAAGAACAAGAATCTGAGACAGAAGAAGGCACCGAATCAGAGGAAGAACAAGAATCTGAGACAGAAAAAGATGCTGAATCAGAGGAAGAGCAAAAATCTGAGACAGAAGAAGATGCTGAATCAGAGGAAGAGCAAAAATCTGAGACAGAAGAAGATGCTGAATCAGAAGAAGAACAAGAATCTGAGACAGAAGAAGATGCTGAATCAGAGGAAGAACAAGAATCTGAGACAGAAGAAGATGCCGATGAGGAACAGCAAATCGGTGAGCAAAACTTAGATGGAGCAGAAACTTTTTCTGCTCAAAGTACGTATCAACGTGGAGACAGACATGAAGATATGGTTGAGTTTAAAGAGCAGCTAAACGCAATCGGCTTCGGTTATATCACGGAAACCACATTATTTGGAAGTTTCATGGAAACACAAGTAACAAGATTCCAAGAATACTATGGCCTTACAACAAATGGGCAGCTAGACCAGGAAACACAAGAAAAATTGGACAGCGTATATAACAGTCCATTTCAGCAAGGTAAACGTCATGATGATATACCAGGAATAAAAGAAAAGCTAAATAACCTCGGTTATGGCTATATCACCGAAACAACGTTATTTGGAAGCTTTATGGAACAAAAAATAGAGGAATTCCAAAGTGATTATGGTCTGCGTGTGAATGGAATTGCCGATGAAGTAACGTTGGAAAAATTGGATGAAGTAGCTCCACAAGATACGTATCAACGTGGGGACAGACATGAAGACATGATTGAGTTTAAGAATCAATTAAATGCAATCGGCTTCGGTTATATCACGGAAACCACATTATTTGGAAGTTTCATGGAAAGCCAAGTAACAAGATTCCAAGAATACTATGGCCTTACAACAAGTGGGGAATTAGATCAGGAAACGCAAGAAAAGTTGGACAGTGTATATAACAGTCCATTTCAGCAAGGGAAACGACATGATGATATACCAGAAATAAAAGAAAAGCTAAATAATCTTGGTTATGGTTATATCACCGAAACAACGTTATTTGGAAGCTTTATGGAACAAAAAGTTGAGGAGTTCCAAAGTGATTATGGTCTGCGTGTGAGCGGAATCGCTGATGAAGTAACTTTAGAGAAATTGGATGAAGTAGCTCCACAAGGTACGTATCAACGTGGGGATAGACATGAAGATATGATTGAGTTTAAAGAGCAGCTAAATGCAATTGGCTTTGGTTATATCACGGAAACAACATTATTTGGAAGTTTCATGGAAACACAAGTAAAGAGATTCCAAGAATACTATAATCTTTCAGCAAATGGGCAATTGAATCAGGAAACGCAAGAAAAACTAGATAGTGTATATAACAGTTCATTCCAGCAAGGAAAACGTCATGATGACATTCCGGAAATAAAGGAAAAGCTAAATACGCTCGGATATGGTTATATCACCGAGACGACGTTATTTGGAAGCTTTATGAAACAAAAAGTTGAGGAGTTCCAAAGAGATCAAGGCTTGCGGGTAAATGGAATCGTAGACGAGGTAACATTAAGTCAATTAAACCAAGCATATAATCAGCAATCCACAGTAAAAATCTTTCTTGATCCAGGTCATGGTGCGCATGATCCAGGTGGCCAAGGATATGGATTAAACGAGAAAGACGTTGTATTAGACATTGCACTTGAAACAGAACGAATCCTTACTAGTAAGTATCAAGGCGTTGAAGTTGAAATGTCCAGAAGAACAGATACCTTTGTTGAATTAACTGAGCGCGCGAACCAAGCGAACCAATGGGGAGCAGACTACTTTGTAAGCTTTCACAATAACGCTCATAATGGTTCAGCAAGTGGATTTGAATCGTATATTTACAACGGTAACGTTTCGCAGGAAACAAGGGATAAACAAAATGATGTTCACTCATATATTTCTTCTCGTTTAAATGTTTCCGACAGAGGACAAAAATCTGCGAATCTTAGTGTTCTTCGTAATACAAATATGCCGGCTATTCTCATCGAATATTTGTTTATTGATAACTTCACAGAAAATGCTTTGTTAAAAAGCGATAACTACAAAAATCAATTAGCACAATATACAGCGGATGCAATTGCTGATTCTTACAACTTGAAAAGACAGTAG
- a CDS encoding YvrJ family protein: MEAWISLLTDVGFPAAVTFYLLHRVEGKLNQLIESIYAISIPKKTH; this comes from the coding sequence ATGGAAGCATGGATTTCCCTTCTAACAGATGTCGGCTTCCCAGCTGCGGTCACCTTCTATTTACTGCACCGGGTTGAAGGAAAGCTAAATCAGTTAATTGAATCCATCTACGCCATTTCCATTCCGAAGAAAACACATTAA
- a CDS encoding DUF2922 domain-containing protein — translation MRKLELKFLNEEGRVVTYSLDNPVEPVDPETVQEAMDTILQENALYSTGGELTEIHSARVVERTVEDIEL, via the coding sequence TTGAGAAAATTGGAGTTGAAATTTCTAAATGAAGAAGGACGCGTTGTTACCTATTCATTAGACAATCCTGTGGAACCAGTGGATCCGGAAACGGTTCAAGAGGCAATGGATACAATCCTTCAGGAAAATGCCCTTTATTCCACTGGCGGGGAACTAACTGAAATACACAGTGCCCGCGTTGTTGAACGTACTGTAGAAGACATTGAATTATAA
- a CDS encoding DUF1659 domain-containing protein encodes MAVAQLNESVLQLTLNEGIDPMSGEFILKNKRFNNVKTEATAEQLFQTANAFASVQQHTLYGISRRDVSDIFEEEEA; translated from the coding sequence ATGGCAGTCGCTCAATTAAATGAATCTGTTTTGCAGCTGACGCTGAATGAAGGGATCGACCCAATGTCTGGAGAATTTATCCTAAAAAACAAACGATTCAATAATGTTAAAACAGAAGCTACTGCTGAACAGTTATTCCAGACAGCAAACGCATTTGCATCTGTTCAGCAGCACACACTCTACGGCATTAGCCGTCGTGATGTTTCAGACATTTTTGAAGAAGAAGAAGCCTAA
- a CDS encoding sigma factor — protein MEKKHWDLEDFLHQNQRRVYYQMSRLQIENEKEDYFQEGLVAMWRAYENYNPDKGPLATYMNFQIRNRLVDVFRKSIAEKKYFQHLSYQQKIETQSGNYMNRMKTPFADEGKNQLEENVDFINENDFKSTQKH, from the coding sequence ATGGAAAAAAAGCATTGGGACTTGGAAGATTTTTTACATCAAAATCAACGGAGGGTTTATTATCAAATGAGCAGACTGCAAATCGAAAATGAGAAAGAGGACTATTTTCAGGAAGGTTTAGTAGCAATGTGGAGGGCATATGAAAACTATAATCCGGATAAAGGACCATTAGCTACATATATGAATTTTCAAATTCGTAACCGTTTAGTGGATGTGTTCCGCAAATCAATCGCAGAAAAAAAGTATTTTCAACATCTGAGTTATCAACAAAAAATTGAGACACAATCCGGAAATTACATGAACCGGATGAAAACTCCTTTTGCAGATGAAGGGAAGAACCAGTTGGAGGAGAATGTAGACTTTATTAATGAAAACGATTTCAAAAGCACACAAAAGCATTGA
- a CDS encoding sigma factor-like helix-turn-helix DNA-binding protein, giving the protein MTDRQKRWFCHAIVDGLSNQEIADKEEVSLEAVKSWAKSAKRKLRKMEWNNT; this is encoded by the coding sequence TTGACTGACAGACAAAAAAGATGGTTTTGTCATGCTATTGTAGATGGGTTATCTAATCAAGAAATTGCAGACAAGGAAGAGGTAAGTTTAGAAGCGGTTAAAAGTTGGGCGAAAAGTGCAAAGCGAAAACTACGAAAAATGGAATGGAACAATACATGA
- a CDS encoding peptidoglycan-binding protein, whose product MRRKWFPFFLIILLVASPFASVSEVYGMSNPSKEDEEKNDREGRNKESGDEQDSSTDETVSEEIKLEIGEDSEEIQELKEDLTELGFATLEEPTSYFGLHTEEAVKAFQTFYELEDTGIADEDTLLTIEYILSDDSFDREEHLEFSKPEEFVTEEEEVEELPETEEGSEEESEESTESEEGSEEESEENTESEEGSEEESEESTESEEGSEESTESKEGSEEESEESTESEEDAEEESEEGTESEEGSEEEAEESTETEESDEEDADVEEDSEVSIQNFSRSTVFSANGTFKQGDRHEDIVELKQQLNAIGFGYITETTLFGSFMETQVKRFQSYYGLTANGQMNQATKNKLNSVYNNPLQRGKRHDDIPEIKRQLNSLGYGHITVTTLFGSFMEKKIKEFQKDQGLRVSGIADEVTVSKLKELAPKDTYQRGDRNAEIIEFKQQLNAIGFGYITETTLFGSFMETQVKKFQSYYGLSQTGKINKATKEKLNSVYNNPLQRGKRHDDIPEIKRQLNSLGYGYITVTTLFGSFMEQKIKEFQKDQGLRVSGIADEVTVAKLKEIAPKDTYQRGDRHADMIKFKQQLNAIGFGYITETTLFGSFMETQVKRFQAYYGLSQTGKINKATKEKLNSVYNNPLQRGKRHDDIPEIKRQLNSLGYGYITVTTLFGSFMEQKIKEFQKDQGLRVSGIADEITVAKLKELAPKDTYQRGDRHADMIKFKQQLNAIGFGYITETTLFGSFMETQVKRFQAYYGLSQTGKINKATKNKLNSVYNSPFQRGKRHNDIPEIKRQLNTLGYGYITVTTLFGSYMESQVKQFQRDNNLRVNGIVDEKTMAALDEAIDNRWVVNHESYNVTLNQALNTQMNQLQQTDMYRNDAAYVHKNYVNGSNTTTANVNVRSSASNSSHIFGQLSKGTRVTILGTSGNWYRISYGAWRNPTRSDVSRYLNPENNDIFQHLDLTSSVGVTASSLNSDILSGKGILAGRGQAFITAGSRHDVNEIYLISHALLETGNGSSALAKGIEVGLNSSGNPVVVTSSNRSSLRNIKTTYNIYGIGAVDSNPRNGGAVRAYQEGWFSPEQAIIGGAKFIGDSYIHNSYDQNTLYKMRWNPANPGYPQYATDIGWAVKQVPSIKRLYDMLDNPVFNFNVTQYR is encoded by the coding sequence TTGAGAAGAAAGTGGTTTCCTTTCTTTCTTATCATTTTATTGGTAGCATCACCATTTGCTTCTGTAAGTGAAGTATATGGGATGAGTAACCCATCGAAAGAAGATGAAGAAAAAAATGATCGAGAAGGTAGGAATAAAGAATCAGGTGATGAACAGGATTCTTCCACGGATGAAACTGTGTCAGAAGAAATAAAACTTGAAATAGGCGAGGATTCAGAAGAAATACAAGAACTGAAAGAGGATTTAACAGAGCTTGGATTTGCTACATTAGAAGAACCAACATCTTATTTTGGCCTACATACGGAAGAAGCTGTAAAAGCCTTTCAAACGTTTTATGAATTGGAAGACACGGGAATTGCAGATGAAGACACACTACTAACAATAGAATACATTTTATCAGACGATTCATTCGACCGTGAAGAGCACTTAGAATTCAGTAAACCTGAGGAATTTGTAACGGAAGAGGAAGAGGTTGAGGAATTACCGGAAACGGAAGAAGGTTCTGAGGAAGAATCTGAAGAAAGCACGGAATCCGAAGAAGGTTCTGAGGAAGAATCTGAGGAAAACACAGAATCCGAAGAAGGTTCTGAGGAAGAATCTGAAGAAAGCACGGAATCCGAAGAAGGTTCTGAGGAAAGCACAGAATCCAAAGAAGGTTCTGAGGAAGAATCTGAGGAAAGCACGGAATCCGAAGAAGATGCTGAGGAAGAATCTGAAGAAGGCACAGAATCCGAGGAAGGTTCTGAGGAAGAAGCCGAAGAAAGCACAGAAACGGAAGAAAGTGACGAGGAAGATGCTGATGTAGAAGAAGATTCAGAAGTCAGTATACAAAATTTTTCCAGATCAACAGTATTTTCAGCAAATGGTACTTTCAAACAGGGAGACAGACACGAAGATATTGTCGAGCTTAAGCAGCAATTAAATGCAATTGGATTTGGTTATATCACAGAAACGACGCTATTTGGAAGTTTCATGGAAACACAAGTAAAGAGATTTCAATCATACTATGGACTTACTGCAAATGGTCAGATGAACCAGGCGACTAAAAATAAGCTGAACAGTGTCTACAATAATCCGCTTCAACGGGGAAAACGGCATGATGACATACCGGAAATAAAAAGACAATTAAACAGTTTAGGCTATGGTCATATCACTGTGACAACACTATTTGGAAGTTTTATGGAGAAGAAAATAAAAGAATTCCAAAAAGATCAAGGACTACGTGTCAGTGGAATAGCCGATGAGGTTACTGTGTCTAAGTTAAAAGAGCTTGCACCAAAAGATACTTACCAACGTGGAGACAGAAACGCAGAGATAATTGAATTTAAGCAACAATTAAATGCAATTGGGTTTGGCTATATCACAGAAACGACACTTTTTGGAAGCTTCATGGAAACACAAGTAAAGAAATTTCAATCATACTATGGATTAAGCCAAACAGGAAAAATCAATAAAGCAACCAAAGAGAAACTGAACAGTGTCTACAATAATCCACTTCAACGGGGAAAACGGCATGATGACATACCGGAAATAAAAAGACAATTAAACAGTCTAGGCTATGGTTATATCACTGTGACAACATTGTTTGGAAGCTTTATGGAACAGAAAATAAAAGAATTCCAAAAAGATCAAGGACTACGTGTCAGTGGAATAGCCGATGAAGTTACTGTAGCCAAGTTAAAAGAAATTGCGCCAAAAGATACTTACCAACGTGGCGATCGACATGCAGATATGATTAAGTTTAAGCAACAATTAAATGCAATCGGATTTGGGTATATTACAGAAACGACGCTATTTGGAAGTTTCATGGAAACACAAGTAAAGAGGTTCCAGGCATACTATGGACTAAGTCAAACAGGAAAAATCAATAAAGCAACTAAAGAGAAACTGAACAGTGTCTACAATAATCCACTTCAACGGGGAAAACGGCATGATGACATACCGGAAATAAAAAGACAATTAAACAGTCTAGGCTATGGTTATATCACTGTGACAACATTGTTTGGAAGCTTTATGGAACAGAAAATAAAAGAATTTCAAAAAGATCAAGGACTACGTGTCAGCGGAATAGCTGATGAAATTACTGTAGCCAAGTTAAAAGAACTTGCGCCAAAAGATACTTACCAACGTGGCGATCGGCATGCAGATATGATTAAGTTTAAACAACAATTAAATGCAATCGGATTTGGGTATATTACAGAAACGACGCTATTTGGAAGTTTCATGGAAACACAAGTAAAGAGGTTCCAGGCATACTATGGACTAAGTCAAACAGGAAAAATCAATAAAGCAACGAAAAACAAATTAAACAGTGTCTATAACAGTCCTTTCCAACGAGGAAAACGACATAATGATATTCCTGAGATAAAACGTCAGCTGAATACACTAGGTTATGGTTATATCACAGTGACTACACTCTTCGGAAGTTATATGGAAAGCCAAGTAAAACAATTCCAAAGAGACAATAACTTAAGAGTCAATGGAATTGTTGACGAAAAAACAATGGCTGCCCTCGACGAAGCAATCGATAATCGTTGGGTTGTGAACCATGAATCTTATAACGTAACGCTAAATCAAGCATTAAACACACAAATGAACCAATTGCAGCAGACGGATATGTACCGAAATGATGCTGCTTATGTGCATAAGAACTATGTAAATGGTTCAAACACAACAACTGCTAATGTTAATGTCCGTTCATCAGCTAGCAATTCCAGCCACATTTTTGGACAGCTTAGCAAAGGGACAAGGGTTACTATCCTTGGAACTTCAGGTAACTGGTACAGAATCAGCTATGGTGCTTGGAGGAATCCGACAAGAAGTGACGTGAGCAGGTATCTAAATCCGGAGAATAATGATATATTCCAGCATTTAGACTTGACCAGCAGTGTTGGTGTCACAGCTTCCTCTTTAAATAGCGATATTTTAAGCGGTAAAGGAATTCTTGCTGGAAGGGGACAAGCCTTTATAACAGCAGGAAGCCGGCACGATGTGAACGAAATCTATTTAATTTCTCATGCGCTATTGGAAACAGGGAATGGAAGTTCCGCATTAGCAAAAGGAATTGAAGTCGGATTAAACAGCAGTGGAAACCCAGTTGTTGTCACTTCGTCCAATCGAAGCAGCCTTCGAAATATCAAAACGACGTATAATATTTATGGTATTGGTGCTGTAGACAGCAATCCTCGCAATGGCGGGGCTGTGAGAGCTTACCAGGAAGGATGGTTCTCGCCGGAACAAGCAATCATTGGCGGAGCTAAATTTATTGGAGATAGCTACATTCACAATTCATATGATCAAAATACGCTATACAAAATGAGATGGAACCCTGCAAACCCTGGATATCCGCAATATGCAACAGATATCGGCTGGGCAGTAAAGCAAGTTCCAAGCATTAAAAGATTATATGATATGCTGGATAATCCAGTATTCAACTTTAACGTCACACAATACCGTTAA